The following proteins are encoded in a genomic region of Gammaproteobacteria bacterium:
- a CDS encoding 1-acyl-sn-glycerol-3-phosphate acyltransferase: MLFIRSMLFNILMVVTVPFVLIPGLFTLPFSFKVRYRVYSSWSLGMMWLVEKLCGLGYEVQGAENIPAGACIIYSKHQSTWETIALQKIFPPQVWVLKRELLWVPFFGWALAMLGVVAINRSSGRKAVKQIAELGKQRLEQGKCVVIFPEGTRVAPGVEKRFGVGGAILAQHSQYPLVPVCHNAGEYWPRRGIIKKPGTIKVVIGKPIDPTGRKAEDMNAEIKQWMEAVYKEITTMEFDSESGAPAGVS; the protein is encoded by the coding sequence GTGTTATTTATTCGATCCATGTTATTCAATATTTTAATGGTAGTAACCGTGCCGTTTGTTTTGATTCCAGGCCTGTTCACGCTCCCCTTTTCATTTAAGGTTCGTTACAGGGTTTACAGTTCCTGGTCTCTGGGCATGATGTGGTTGGTGGAAAAACTGTGTGGTCTGGGCTATGAAGTGCAAGGTGCGGAAAACATTCCTGCCGGTGCTTGCATTATTTACAGTAAACATCAGTCCACATGGGAAACCATCGCTTTACAAAAGATTTTTCCGCCCCAAGTCTGGGTTTTGAAACGGGAGCTATTGTGGGTACCTTTTTTTGGCTGGGCCCTGGCGATGTTGGGCGTAGTGGCCATTAATCGAAGCTCCGGTCGCAAGGCCGTTAAACAAATTGCGGAACTGGGTAAGCAGCGACTGGAACAAGGAAAGTGTGTGGTCATTTTCCCGGAGGGAACCCGTGTGGCACCCGGTGTGGAAAAGCGTTTCGGCGTCGGCGGTGCTATTCTGGCGCAACATAGCCAGTATCCGCTGGTTCCCGTTTGTCACAATGCGGGCGAGTATTGGCCCCGCCGTGGCATCATTAAGAAACCTGGAACCATTAAGGTGGTTATCGGTAAGCCTATTGATCCTACGGGTAGAAAAGCTGAGGATATGAATGCGGAGATAAAGCAATGGATGGAAGCTGTCTATAAGGAAATTACCACCATGGAGTTTGATTCCGAATCCGGAGCACCCGCCGGTGTATCCTAG